From the genome of Saccopteryx bilineata isolate mSacBil1 chromosome 6, mSacBil1_pri_phased_curated, whole genome shotgun sequence, one region includes:
- the FAM217B gene encoding protein FAM217B isoform X3 yields MDAGPSWTQVQRSKSSSGRRQSKLQAPRVPSRLDSSLLGVSQAAREELGGSTSPQGKAERSPLGLPRCQGASGSQLFLDFQSLRILKEDSDEDSASDLSDSERVPIPPSPRPPPDLRLRAEEIDPVCFDRDLHAGQGHAGPEYGYPDFLPPPCNCWDLRDMAVLVHAEHRPGAVPRVGGALGRYVDRLVQLEWLQIQTVQGERGKGAKARPAAGGPAGPLKSPGRSRLVASGAVARVHQDGPPKTGPSRKKGFFPHEEDHPSCHCCETSLKPLDVLGGSRLCAQKQTLDVRTEDKKKKRSQSPRPLRWEPAGSDSGPRMESSGNIRVPKQPVLILDPADAHKASRTPARANLKKKGTADSCGHASLSGEKKLRTNGGKQNARTSQ; encoded by the coding sequence ATGGATGCTGGCCCGTCCTGGACTCAAGTGCAACGGTCGAAGAGCTCTTCAGGAAGAAGGCAGAGTAAGCTCCAAGCCCCCCGTGTTCCTTCCCGGCTGGACAGCAGCCTGTTAGGGGTCTCCCAGGCGGCGAGGGAGGAGCTTGGAGGAAGCACCTCCCCCCAAGGCAAAGCCGAAAGGAGTCCCCTGGGGTTGCCCCGCTGCCAGGGGGCCTCGGGGAGCCAGCTGTTCCTGGACTTCCAGTCCCTGAGGATCCTGAAGGAAGACTCCGACGAGGACAGTGCCAGCGACCTCTCGGACTCCGAGCGGGTTCCCATCCCTCCTTCTCCGCGCCCGCCTCCCGATCTCCGGCTGCGAGCAGAGGAAATCGACCCGGTCTGCTTCGATCGGGACCTGCACGCCGGGCAGGGCCACGCCGGGCCAGAGTACGGTTACCCTGACTTCCTGCCGCCGCCTTGTAACTGCTGGGACCTGCGGGACATGGCTGTGCTGGTGCACGCGGAGCACAGGCCCGGGGCCGTGCCGCGCGTGGGGGGGGCCCTGGGGAGGTACGTGGACAGGCTCGTTCAGCTCGAGTGGCTGCAAATCCAGACTGTCCAGGgcgagagaggaaagggggccaAGGCCAGGCCAGCCGCCGGGGGGCCCGCGGGGCCTCTGAAAAGCCCGGGGAGGAGCAGGCTCGTGGCCAGTGGTGCCGTGGCCAGGGTCCACCAGGACGGGCCTCCCAAGACCGGCCCTTCGCGAAAGAAGGGCTTCTTTCCCCACGAAGAAGACCATCCGTCCTGCCACTGCTGTGAGACGTCCCTCAAGCCCCTGGACGTGCTGGGCGGTAGCAGGCTGTGTGCTCAGAAGCAAACCCTGGACGTGAGAACCgaggacaagaagaagaaacgCAGCCAGAGCCCCCGGCCGCTGCGCTGGGAGCCGGCGGGCAGCGACAGCGGCCCTCGGATGGAGAGCAGTGGGAACATCCGCGTCCCCAAGCAGCCCGTGCTGATCCTGGACCCCGCGGACGCCCACAAGGCCTCCAGGACGCCAGCGCGCGCCAACCTGAAGAAGAAGGGCACTGCCGACAGCTGCGGCCACGCCTCCCTCTCCGGGGAGAAGAAACTCCGGACCAATGGGGGCAAGCAGAACGCGCGTACGTCCCAATAG
- the FAM217B gene encoding protein FAM217B isoform X1: MNSGGEESFPNIRGIKKSLPQVSSSSRSLSKNISSATEKTVHPTLEDDQPCDFFKKGSRVKESHQKSGSMDAGPSWTQVQRSKSSSGRRQSKLQAPRVPSRLDSSLLGVSQAAREELGGSTSPQGKAERSPLGLPRCQGASGSQLFLDFQSLRILKEDSDEDSASDLSDSERVPIPPSPRPPPDLRLRAEEIDPVCFDRDLHAGQGHAGPEYGYPDFLPPPCNCWDLRDMAVLVHAEHRPGAVPRVGGALGRYVDRLVQLEWLQIQTVQGERGKGAKARPAAGGPAGPLKSPGRSRLVASGAVARVHQDGPPKTGPSRKKGFFPHEEDHPSCHCCETSLKPLDVLGGSRLCAQKQTLDVRTEDKKKKRSQSPRPLRWEPAGSDSGPRMESSGNIRVPKQPVLILDPADAHKASRTPARANLKKKGTADSCGHASLSGEKKLRTNGGKQNARTSQ; the protein is encoded by the exons ATGAA TTCCGGTGGTGAGGAGTCCTTTCCAAATATAAGAGGAATAAAGAAGTCACTTCCGCAGGTGTCATCATCTTCCCGCAGTTTGAGCAAGAATATTTCAAGCGCTACAGAGAAG accGTCCATCCAACCCTAGAGGATGACCAGCCATGTGATTTTTTCAAGAAAGGGAGTAGGGTGAAGGAATCTCATCAGAAAAGCGG CAGTATGGATGCTGGCCCGTCCTGGACTCAAGTGCAACGGTCGAAGAGCTCTTCAGGAAGAAGGCAGAGTAAGCTCCAAGCCCCCCGTGTTCCTTCCCGGCTGGACAGCAGCCTGTTAGGGGTCTCCCAGGCGGCGAGGGAGGAGCTTGGAGGAAGCACCTCCCCCCAAGGCAAAGCCGAAAGGAGTCCCCTGGGGTTGCCCCGCTGCCAGGGGGCCTCGGGGAGCCAGCTGTTCCTGGACTTCCAGTCCCTGAGGATCCTGAAGGAAGACTCCGACGAGGACAGTGCCAGCGACCTCTCGGACTCCGAGCGGGTTCCCATCCCTCCTTCTCCGCGCCCGCCTCCCGATCTCCGGCTGCGAGCAGAGGAAATCGACCCGGTCTGCTTCGATCGGGACCTGCACGCCGGGCAGGGCCACGCCGGGCCAGAGTACGGTTACCCTGACTTCCTGCCGCCGCCTTGTAACTGCTGGGACCTGCGGGACATGGCTGTGCTGGTGCACGCGGAGCACAGGCCCGGGGCCGTGCCGCGCGTGGGGGGGGCCCTGGGGAGGTACGTGGACAGGCTCGTTCAGCTCGAGTGGCTGCAAATCCAGACTGTCCAGGgcgagagaggaaagggggccaAGGCCAGGCCAGCCGCCGGGGGGCCCGCGGGGCCTCTGAAAAGCCCGGGGAGGAGCAGGCTCGTGGCCAGTGGTGCCGTGGCCAGGGTCCACCAGGACGGGCCTCCCAAGACCGGCCCTTCGCGAAAGAAGGGCTTCTTTCCCCACGAAGAAGACCATCCGTCCTGCCACTGCTGTGAGACGTCCCTCAAGCCCCTGGACGTGCTGGGCGGTAGCAGGCTGTGTGCTCAGAAGCAAACCCTGGACGTGAGAACCgaggacaagaagaagaaacgCAGCCAGAGCCCCCGGCCGCTGCGCTGGGAGCCGGCGGGCAGCGACAGCGGCCCTCGGATGGAGAGCAGTGGGAACATCCGCGTCCCCAAGCAGCCCGTGCTGATCCTGGACCCCGCGGACGCCCACAAGGCCTCCAGGACGCCAGCGCGCGCCAACCTGAAGAAGAAGGGCACTGCCGACAGCTGCGGCCACGCCTCCCTCTCCGGGGAGAAGAAACTCCGGACCAATGGGGGCAAGCAGAACGCGCGTACGTCCCAATAG
- the FAM217B gene encoding protein FAM217B isoform X2, with product MNSGGEESFPNIRGIKKSLPQVSSSSRSLSKNISSATEKTVHPTLEDDQPCDFFKKGSRVKESHQKSGMDAGPSWTQVQRSKSSSGRRQSKLQAPRVPSRLDSSLLGVSQAAREELGGSTSPQGKAERSPLGLPRCQGASGSQLFLDFQSLRILKEDSDEDSASDLSDSERVPIPPSPRPPPDLRLRAEEIDPVCFDRDLHAGQGHAGPEYGYPDFLPPPCNCWDLRDMAVLVHAEHRPGAVPRVGGALGRYVDRLVQLEWLQIQTVQGERGKGAKARPAAGGPAGPLKSPGRSRLVASGAVARVHQDGPPKTGPSRKKGFFPHEEDHPSCHCCETSLKPLDVLGGSRLCAQKQTLDVRTEDKKKKRSQSPRPLRWEPAGSDSGPRMESSGNIRVPKQPVLILDPADAHKASRTPARANLKKKGTADSCGHASLSGEKKLRTNGGKQNARTSQ from the exons ATGAA TTCCGGTGGTGAGGAGTCCTTTCCAAATATAAGAGGAATAAAGAAGTCACTTCCGCAGGTGTCATCATCTTCCCGCAGTTTGAGCAAGAATATTTCAAGCGCTACAGAGAAG accGTCCATCCAACCCTAGAGGATGACCAGCCATGTGATTTTTTCAAGAAAGGGAGTAGGGTGAAGGAATCTCATCAGAAAAGCGG TATGGATGCTGGCCCGTCCTGGACTCAAGTGCAACGGTCGAAGAGCTCTTCAGGAAGAAGGCAGAGTAAGCTCCAAGCCCCCCGTGTTCCTTCCCGGCTGGACAGCAGCCTGTTAGGGGTCTCCCAGGCGGCGAGGGAGGAGCTTGGAGGAAGCACCTCCCCCCAAGGCAAAGCCGAAAGGAGTCCCCTGGGGTTGCCCCGCTGCCAGGGGGCCTCGGGGAGCCAGCTGTTCCTGGACTTCCAGTCCCTGAGGATCCTGAAGGAAGACTCCGACGAGGACAGTGCCAGCGACCTCTCGGACTCCGAGCGGGTTCCCATCCCTCCTTCTCCGCGCCCGCCTCCCGATCTCCGGCTGCGAGCAGAGGAAATCGACCCGGTCTGCTTCGATCGGGACCTGCACGCCGGGCAGGGCCACGCCGGGCCAGAGTACGGTTACCCTGACTTCCTGCCGCCGCCTTGTAACTGCTGGGACCTGCGGGACATGGCTGTGCTGGTGCACGCGGAGCACAGGCCCGGGGCCGTGCCGCGCGTGGGGGGGGCCCTGGGGAGGTACGTGGACAGGCTCGTTCAGCTCGAGTGGCTGCAAATCCAGACTGTCCAGGgcgagagaggaaagggggccaAGGCCAGGCCAGCCGCCGGGGGGCCCGCGGGGCCTCTGAAAAGCCCGGGGAGGAGCAGGCTCGTGGCCAGTGGTGCCGTGGCCAGGGTCCACCAGGACGGGCCTCCCAAGACCGGCCCTTCGCGAAAGAAGGGCTTCTTTCCCCACGAAGAAGACCATCCGTCCTGCCACTGCTGTGAGACGTCCCTCAAGCCCCTGGACGTGCTGGGCGGTAGCAGGCTGTGTGCTCAGAAGCAAACCCTGGACGTGAGAACCgaggacaagaagaagaaacgCAGCCAGAGCCCCCGGCCGCTGCGCTGGGAGCCGGCGGGCAGCGACAGCGGCCCTCGGATGGAGAGCAGTGGGAACATCCGCGTCCCCAAGCAGCCCGTGCTGATCCTGGACCCCGCGGACGCCCACAAGGCCTCCAGGACGCCAGCGCGCGCCAACCTGAAGAAGAAGGGCACTGCCGACAGCTGCGGCCACGCCTCCCTCTCCGGGGAGAAGAAACTCCGGACCAATGGGGGCAAGCAGAACGCGCGTACGTCCCAATAG
- the PPP1R3D gene encoding protein phosphatase 1 regulatory subunit 3D, whose translation MSRSSSSAVLPRALGSRKLVLRSFGCLSDLDGSAAPERRPVRPPGSPGSAPRLQQRSAPSGCDPSLRPIITRRAVSLPSSPERRQKATGASGAACRPGCSRQHRVRFADALGLELTQVKVFNEGDDPSVPLHVLSRLAINSDLCCSRQDLEFTLQCLVPDFQPPIEASDFNERLGRQLVCLERVTCSDLGISGTVRVRNLAFEKQVAVRYTFTGWRSAHEAVARWRGPADSEGTEDVFAFGFPVPPFLLALGSQVHFALRYRVAGAEYWDNNDGRDYSLTCGKHELRMPRGECEESWIHFI comes from the coding sequence ATGTCCAGAAGCTCCAGCTCCGCGGTCCTGCCCCGCGCCCTGGGGTCCCGGAAGCTAGTCCTGCGGAGCTTCGGCTGCCTGTCGGACTTGGACGGCAGCGCGGCCCCTGAGCGGCGGCCTGTGCGGCCCCCCGGGAGTCCGGGCAGCGCGCCGCGGCTGCAGCAGCGGTCCGCACCGTCCGGCTGCGACCCCAGCCTGAGACCCATCATCACGCGCCGGGCAGTCTCGCTGCCCAGCTCGCCTGAGCGCCGCCAGAAGGCCACGGGCGCCTCGGGAGCCGCGTGCCGGCCGGGCTGCAGCAGGCAGCACCGTGTGCGCTTCGCCGATGcactgggcctggagctgacGCAGGTCAAGGTGTTCAACGAGGGCGACGACCCGTCGGTGCCACTGCACGTGCTGTCGCGTCTGGCCATCAACTCGGACCTATGCTGTAGCAGACAAGACCTGGAATTCACCCTGCAGTGCCTGGTGCCCGACTTCCAGCCTCCCATCGAAGCCTCCGACTTCAACGAGCGCCTGGGGCGGCAGCTTGTGTGCCTGGAGCGCGTCACCTGCTCGGACCTGGGCATCAGTGGCACGGTGCGCGTGCGCAATTTGGCCTTCGAGAAGCAGGTGGCTGTGCGATACACCTTTACCGGCTGGCGCAGTGCGCACGAGGCCGTAGCCAGGTGGCGGGGACCCGCGGACTCGGAGGGCACCGAGGACGTCTTCGCCTTTGGCTTCCCAGTGCCGCCCTTCCTGCTGGCTCTAGGCTCCCAGGTGCACTTCGCCCTGCGCTACCGCGTGGCCGGCGCCGAGTACTGGGACAACAACGATGGCCGCGACTATAGCCTCACGTGCGGCAAGCACGAGCTGCGCATGCCCCGCGGGGAGTGCGAAGAGAGCTGGATCCACTTTATCTGA